The following are from one region of the Nicotiana tomentosiformis chromosome 7, ASM39032v3, whole genome shotgun sequence genome:
- the LOC104115786 gene encoding putative late blight resistance protein homolog R1A-3, which produces MANVAVEFLVENLMQLLRDNAELIIGVKDEAESLLQDLNEFNAFLKQASKSRSENDVHKELVKKIKTVVNSAEDAIDKFVIEAKLHKDKGVGRFVDVKHYKRVYDVAGEIKAIRDKVKEIRLNNSHGLQALQDEDQSARYVEERKPPVVEEDDVVGFEEEADKVINRLLGGSDGLEVVPVVGMPGLGKTTLANKIYKHPKIGYEFFTRIWVYVSQSYRRRELFLNIISKFTRNTKQYHGMCEEDLADEIQDFLGKGGKYLIVLDDVWSPDAWERIRIAFPNNNNKSNRILLTTRDSKVAKQCKQCIGIPHDLKFLTEDESWILLEKKVFHKDKCPPELELSGKSIAKKCNGLPLAIVVIAGALIGKGKTSREWKQVDQSVGEHLINKDQLENCNKLVQMSYDRLPYDLKACFLYCGAFPGGFEIPAWKLIRLWIAEGFIQYKGHLSLECKAEDNLNDLINRNLVMVMQRTSDGQIKTCRLHDMLHEFCRQEAMKEENLFQEIKLGAEQYFPGKRELATYRRLCIHSSVLEFISTKPSGEHVRSFLSFSLKKIEMPSVDIPTIPKGFPLLRVFDVESINFSRFSKEFFQLYHLRYIAFSSDTIKIIPKHIGELWNIQTLIINTQQRSLDIQANIWNMARLRHLHTNSSAKLPVPVTPRSSKVPLVNQSLQTLSTIAPESCTEEVFARTPNLKKLGIRGKIAVLLEPNKSLLKNVKKLEYLENLKLINDSSQTGKGLRLPPSYIFPTKLRKLSLVDTWLEWNDMSILGQLEHLEVLKLIENGFMGECWESVGGFCSLLVLWIERTDLVSWKASADHFPRLKHLVLICCDKLKEIPIGLADIRSFQVMELQNSTKTAAISARDIRAKKDKQTQKGTNNNNGFKLSIFPPDL; this is translated from the exons ATGGCGAACGTTGCGGTGGAATTTCTGGTGGAGAACTTGATGCAGCTGCTGAGGGACAATGCGGAGCTGATTATTGGGGTTAAGGATGAGGCTGAGAGTCTGCTTCAAGATCTCAACGAATTCAACGCTTTCCTCAAGCAAGCTTCCAAGTCCCGCAGTGAGAACGATGTCCATAAAGAATTGGTGAAGAAAATTAAGACTGTCGTCAACTCTGCTGAAGATGCCATTGATAAGTTTGTGATTGAGGCTAAGCTTCACAAGGACAAAGGTGTTGGCAGGTTTGTGGATGTTAAGCATTATAAAAGAGTGTATGATGTAGCAGGGGAGATTAAAGCTATTAGAGACAAAGTCAAAGAAATCCGTCTCAATAATTCCCATGGCCTTCAGGCCCTTCAAGATGAAGATCAATCTGCCAGATATGTCGAAGAACGAAAG CCTCCAGTGGTAGAGGAAGATGATGTGGTGGGATTTGAAGAGGAAGCAGATAAAGTAATCAACCGTCTTCTTGGAGGATCAGATGGTCTAGAAGTTGTTCCAGTTGTTGGAATGCCTGGTCTCGGCAAAACGACACTAGCAAATAAGATTTACAAGCATCCTAAAATCGGGTACGAGTTTTTTACTCGCATTTGGGTTTATGTTTCTCAATCATACAGGAGAAGAGAATTATTTCTCAACATCATCAGCAAATTCACTCGAAATACCAAACAATACCATGGTATGTGTGAGGAGGATTTAGCTGATGAAATACAAGATTTTTTGGGCAAGGGAGGAAAATACTTGATTGTCTTGGATGATGTATGGTCTCCTGACGCTTGGGAACGTATCAGAATAGCTTtcccaaacaacaacaacaaatccaatAGAATATTGTTGACCACTCGAGACAGCAAAGTTGCTAAGCAATGCAAGCAGTGCATTGGTATACCTCATGATTTAAAATTTCTGACTGAAGATGAAAGTTGGATTTTACTGGAGAAGAAAGTTTTCCATAAAGATAAATGTCCTCCTGAATTGGAACTATCTGGAAAGAGCATAGCCAAAAAATGTAATGGACTACCCCTTGCGATTGTTGTTATTGCAGGAGCACTAATTGGGAAAGGTAAGACATCAAGAGAGTGGAAACAAGTGGATCAGAGTGTGGGTGAACACCTTATAAATAAAGACCAGCTTGAGAATTGTAACAAATTGGTGCAAATGAGTTATGATCGCTTGCCTTACGACTTGAAAGCATGTTTTTTATATTGTGGTGCATTTCCCGGAGGCTTTGAGATCCCTGCTTGGAAGTTAATCCGTTTGTGGATCGCAGAAGGGTTCATACAGTATAAAGGCCACTTATCCCTTGAGTGTAAAGCAGAGGATAACTTGAATGATCTCATCAACAGGAATCTAGTGATGGTAATGCAAAGAACATCTGATGGTCAAATCAAAACATGTCGTCTTCATGACATGTTGCACGAGTTTTGCAGACAAGAGGCGATGAAGGAAGAAAATCTTTTCCAAGAAATAAAACTAGGTGCTGAGCAATATTTCCCAGGAAAACGGGAACTAGCCACCTACCGTCGCTTATGCATTCATTCCTCAGTTTTGGAATTTATCTCTACAAAACCCTCAGGTGAACATGTCAGGTCattcttatctttttctttaaAAAAGATTGAGATGCCATCTGTCGACATCCCAACCATACCAAAAGGCTTTCCGTTGCTGAGGGTTTTTGATGTCGAGTCCATCAACTTCAGTCGCTTCTCCAAGGAGTTTTTCCAGTTATATCATTTGAGGTATATTGCTTTCTCATCTGACACAATCAAGATCATTCCTAAACACATTGGAGAACTGTGGAACATCCAAACCCTCATAATTAACACGCAACAACGTTCTCTTGATATCCAAGCAAACATATGGAATATGGCACGACTAAGGCATCTGCACACTAACTCTTCTGCCAAATTGCCTGTTCCTGTGACCCCAAGAAGTAGTAAAGTTCCTTTGGTAAATCAAAGCCTGCAAACTCTCTCCACCATTGCTCCCGAAAGCTGCACAGAAGAAGTGTTTGCAAGGACTCCAAACCTGAAAAAGCTGGGCATCCGTGGGAAAATAGCTGTGCTTCTTGAGCCTAATAAGTCATTGTTAAAAAATGTGAAGAAGCTAGAATACCTTGAAAACTTGAAGCTGATAAATGATAGTAGTCAAACAGGAAAAGGGTTACGCCTTCCACCCTCATATATATTTCCCACGAAGTTGAGGAAGCTGTCTTTAGTAGATACCTGGCTGGAGTGGAATGATATGTCTATATTGGGGCAGTTGGAACACCTTGAAGTCCTGAAGCTGATAGAAAATGGGTTTATGGGAGAATGCTGGGAGTCAGTTGGAGGTTTTTGTTCCCTACTGGTGTTGTGGATTGAAAGGACAGACTTAGTTTCTTGGAAAGCATCAGCTGATCACTTTCCAAGACTTAAGCATCTTGTTCTCATCTGCTGCGATAAGCTTAAGGAAATCCCCATTGGCCTGGCTGATATACGCAGCTTCCAAGTGATGGAGTTGCAAAACTCCACCAAAACAGCAGCAATATCTGCACGGGATATACGAGCCAAAAAAGACAAGCAAACTCAAAAAGGGACTAATAACAACAATGGGTTCAAGCTCTCTATATTCCCTCCCGATCTCTGA